From the genome of Pseudomonadota bacterium, one region includes:
- a CDS encoding GAF domain-containing protein has protein sequence MSTPALVPTIHLRGQAAQLDRVFDLVRFVTNHQPLSACLDELPRRLAEVFSADVCSIYILEGEDLVMRANVGFPAAALGEVRLAIGQGITGVAVECMRPISVNLAPQHTSYHHVDGLEEERFPVFLALPILGPRGPVGALVLQRRAQAAFGDTTIELAVALTAPIAAVLERARLVDALRAQHRALPPGRRRVTLSGRTVVRGRAFGRAWALRRPEPARAPGSNPVAASESAALALDRAVAQLRRALTAEGERASKRGLETAVFGPLHSILDDTRLRERILAGCDGRSSLAHALLTAGSEAARAATRAGEDFALERAHTINDLCETLVALVSDASLTETPPGAVLVGDRLTIYDLLISGRRQPSALVLGDAVQEATTATLAQLIGVPTVTGVNDLFRWISDGETLLVDADHGLVRVSPTRLDIAAVRQQRRQDGLGRRPA, from the coding sequence ATGTCGACGCCCGCGCTCGTTCCCACGATCCACCTGCGCGGTCAGGCCGCTCAGCTCGATCGCGTCTTCGACCTGGTGCGCTTCGTCACCAACCACCAGCCGCTCTCAGCCTGCCTCGACGAGCTGCCGCGTCGCCTGGCCGAGGTCTTCAGCGCGGACGTCTGCTCGATCTACATCCTCGAGGGCGAAGACCTGGTGATGCGCGCCAACGTCGGCTTTCCCGCCGCGGCGCTGGGCGAGGTGCGCCTGGCGATCGGTCAGGGCATCACCGGGGTCGCAGTCGAATGCATGCGACCGATCTCCGTCAACCTGGCCCCCCAGCATACGAGCTACCATCACGTCGACGGCCTTGAGGAGGAGCGCTTTCCGGTTTTCCTGGCGCTGCCGATTCTCGGCCCCCGTGGCCCCGTCGGCGCGCTCGTGCTGCAGCGGCGCGCTCAGGCCGCCTTCGGCGACACGACGATCGAGCTGGCCGTGGCCCTGACGGCTCCGATCGCCGCCGTGCTCGAGCGCGCGCGTCTCGTCGACGCCCTGCGCGCGCAACATCGCGCGCTACCGCCGGGCCGGCGCCGCGTCACGCTCTCCGGTCGCACGGTGGTCCGCGGGCGGGCCTTTGGCCGCGCCTGGGCGCTGCGCCGACCGGAGCCCGCTCGTGCGCCGGGATCTAACCCGGTCGCGGCAAGCGAGAGCGCGGCCCTCGCGCTCGATCGCGCTGTAGCCCAACTCCGCCGGGCCCTCACCGCCGAAGGCGAGCGCGCCAGCAAGCGCGGGCTCGAGACGGCGGTCTTCGGTCCCCTGCACTCGATTCTCGACGATACCCGCCTGCGCGAACGCATCCTCGCGGGCTGCGACGGCCGCAGCTCGCTCGCGCACGCCCTGCTCACCGCGGGCAGCGAGGCCGCGCGGGCCGCCACGCGCGCGGGCGAAGACTTCGCGCTCGAGCGTGCCCACACCATCAATGACCTTTGCGAGACCTTGGTGGCGCTGGTCAGCGACGCCTCGCTGACCGAGACGCCCCCCGGGGCGGTCCTCGTCGGCGACCGGCTGACGATCTACGATCTGCTCATTTCTGGCCGCCGTCAGCCCAGCGCGCTGGTGCTCGGCGACGCAGTCCAGGAGGCCACTACCGCGACGCTGGCGCAACTGATCGGCGTGCCGACCGTCACCGGCGTCAACGACCTCTTCCGCTGGATCAGCGATGGCGAGACGCTGCTGGTCGACGCCGACCACGGCCTGGTGCGCGTCAGCCCGACGCGCCTCGACATCGCTGCCGTGCGCCAGCAGCGGCGCCAGGACGGCCTGGGGCGCCGACCCGCCTGA
- a CDS encoding glycosyltransferase family 4 protein, whose product MRVMYVLPTQAFGGAERQALLHIRRLPDYGVEVLPVVGPGKPMCRALEEAGVRDYVYLDDVPEETHSQLSLWGNVRYCARYFSTARRAARRLVELARTGGVDAIFAARTIGWIVSARAARRLALPLVVRQGSRPFHPIAKLGARLSPLLLGGRPTAMLSNCEAAHRIVAPLIGVEGAILPNAVDCARFDRARVEPRFRSALGLGPDVPVVGLAARPAPDKGLEFLAEVVGRLREAVPGLRLLIAGDYGWRAHYERWFAARGLAQQVTFLGHVVDVEAFYASCDVVVLSSRERSIEASPNALLEAMAMERPLVATNVGGIPEAVDHGVEGFLVDPDDVEGFAAHLGTLLGDAALRQRMGAAGRRRIQRQFGEAEVMRILVGTLQRVVEDARGAGRSLAAPG is encoded by the coding sequence ATGCGCGTGATGTACGTCTTGCCGACGCAGGCCTTTGGCGGCGCCGAGCGGCAGGCACTGCTCCACATCCGCCGGCTGCCCGACTACGGCGTCGAGGTGCTGCCGGTCGTCGGACCCGGCAAGCCGATGTGCCGTGCGCTCGAGGAGGCTGGGGTTCGCGACTACGTTTATCTCGATGATGTGCCCGAGGAAACCCACAGCCAGCTCTCCCTCTGGGGCAACGTTCGCTACTGCGCGCGCTACTTCAGCACGGCAAGGCGCGCCGCGCGGCGCCTGGTCGAGCTGGCGCGAACCGGCGGTGTCGACGCCATCTTCGCGGCGCGCACGATCGGCTGGATCGTCTCGGCTCGCGCGGCCCGCCGCCTCGCGCTGCCGCTGGTGGTGCGACAGGGCAGTCGGCCCTTTCATCCGATCGCCAAGCTGGGCGCGCGGCTCTCGCCGCTGCTGCTCGGGGGTCGTCCGACGGCGATGCTCAGCAACTGTGAAGCGGCGCACCGCATCGTGGCCCCATTGATCGGCGTCGAAGGGGCGATCCTGCCCAACGCGGTCGACTGCGCGCGCTTCGACCGCGCGCGGGTCGAGCCGCGCTTTCGCAGCGCCCTGGGGCTGGGGCCGGACGTGCCGGTGGTCGGCCTGGCCGCCCGCCCGGCGCCAGACAAGGGCCTCGAGTTCCTTGCTGAGGTCGTTGGCCGGCTGCGCGAAGCTGTGCCGGGCCTGCGCCTGCTGATCGCCGGCGACTACGGCTGGCGCGCGCACTATGAGCGCTGGTTCGCAGCGCGCGGTCTCGCGCAGCAGGTCACCTTCCTCGGTCACGTGGTGGACGTCGAGGCGTTCTACGCGAGCTGTGACGTCGTGGTGCTGAGCTCCAGAGAGCGCTCGATCGAGGCCTCGCCCAACGCGCTGCTCGAGGCGATGGCGATGGAGCGCCCGCTGGTGGCGACCAACGTTGGAGGCATCCCCGAGGCGGTCGACCACGGCGTCGAGGGTTTCCTCGTCGATCCCGACGACGTCGAGGGCTTTGCCGCGCACCTCGGGACGCTGCTCGGTGATGCCGCGCTGCGGCAGCGGATGGGCGCTGCCGGACGACGTCGCATTCAGCGCCAGTTCGGCGAGGCGGAGGTGATGCGGATCCTCGTCGGCACCTTGCAGCGGGTCGTCGAGGACGCGCGCGGCGCGGGCCGGTCTCTGGCGGCGCCCGGCTAG
- a CDS encoding rhomboid family intramembrane serine protease, giving the protein MRQVWINADTKLLRLGGRPPRTTLALLGLQAAIFLLYVFADGPAWVRRHLALSAAGVFGRHELWQPITALVLHLDARTLLVDLAVLWLLGAALERAWGGGRFRVFYLASGTGGLAAAALVGLSRPSTLVCGATGATLAILLASAVVYAEHLLLWGQATLGLRVRPAASIVGGALLLLALLDRAWLDLSAALAGAAIGACFLQPFKRWGPRHRLRSVGSPKPRPPRGPNRHGPN; this is encoded by the coding sequence ATGCGTCAAGTCTGGATCAACGCCGACACCAAGCTGCTGCGCCTCGGCGGGCGTCCGCCGCGCACCACCCTCGCCCTGCTCGGCCTCCAGGCGGCGATCTTTCTGCTCTATGTCTTTGCCGATGGACCGGCCTGGGTCCGGCGGCACCTCGCCCTCAGCGCAGCGGGCGTCTTCGGCCGCCACGAGCTGTGGCAGCCGATCACCGCGCTGGTGTTACATCTCGACGCTCGCACGCTGCTGGTCGACCTTGCCGTGCTCTGGCTGCTGGGCGCCGCGCTCGAACGCGCCTGGGGCGGCGGGCGATTCCGGGTCTTTTACCTGGCCAGCGGCACCGGTGGGCTAGCAGCCGCCGCCCTGGTCGGGCTGAGCCGTCCCTCCACGCTGGTCTGCGGGGCGACGGGGGCCACGCTCGCGATCCTGCTCGCCAGTGCTGTCGTCTACGCGGAGCACCTCTTGCTCTGGGGCCAGGCCACGCTCGGACTGCGCGTGCGCCCCGCGGCGTCGATCGTCGGCGGGGCCCTGCTGCTGCTGGCCCTGCTCGACCGCGCCTGGCTCGACCTCAGCGCCGCGCTGGCCGGCGCCGCGATCGGCGCCTGCTTCCTTCAGCCCTTCAAGCGCTGGGGACCCCGACACCGACTCCGTAGCGTCGGCAGCCCGAAGCCGCGGCCACCCCGCGGCCCCAATCGCCATGGGCCCAACTGA